A single window of Bradyrhizobium daqingense DNA harbors:
- the ubiG gene encoding bifunctional 2-polyprenyl-6-hydroxyphenol methylase/3-demethylubiquinol 3-O-methyltransferase UbiG: protein MSMQQNTSLSAPPGSTVDAAEIAKFSKLSAEWWDPKGKMAPLHRINPLRLGYIRDAACRKFERNVRSLNCLAGLRVLDIGCGAGLLCEPLSRLGAQVIGVDPSASNIAAAKLHAGKSHLSIDYRCTTVEEIDPRERFDIVLAMEVVEHVTDVGIFLKRCASMLKPNGLMVVSTLNRNWKSFALAIVGAEYVLRWLPRGTHEWNKFVTPDELAKYLLDNRLVITEQTGVVYSPFADKWTLSSDMDVNYMVVAEGMV from the coding sequence ATGAGCATGCAGCAAAATACTTCCCTTTCTGCCCCGCCGGGCTCGACCGTCGACGCCGCCGAGATCGCAAAATTCTCGAAACTCTCGGCGGAGTGGTGGGACCCCAAGGGCAAGATGGCGCCGCTGCACCGGATCAATCCGCTGCGGCTCGGCTATATCCGCGACGCCGCCTGCCGCAAGTTCGAACGCAATGTGCGCAGCCTCAACTGCCTCGCCGGCTTGCGCGTGCTCGACATCGGTTGCGGCGCGGGGCTGTTGTGCGAGCCGCTGTCGCGGCTGGGCGCGCAGGTCATCGGCGTCGATCCCTCGGCCAGCAACATCGCCGCCGCCAAGCTGCATGCCGGCAAGAGCCATCTGTCGATCGACTACCGCTGCACCACGGTGGAGGAGATCGACCCGCGCGAGCGCTTCGACATCGTGCTGGCGATGGAAGTGGTCGAGCACGTCACGGACGTCGGCATCTTCCTGAAGCGCTGCGCCTCGATGCTGAAGCCGAACGGCCTGATGGTGGTGTCGACGCTGAACCGGAACTGGAAGAGCTTCGCGCTCGCCATCGTCGGCGCTGAATACGTGCTGCGCTGGCTGCCGCGCGGCACCCACGAATGGAACAAGTTCGTCACCCCCGACGAGCTCGCGAAATATCTGCTCGACAACCGCCTCGTCATCACCGAGCAGACCGGTGTCGTCTACTCACCCTTCGCCGACAAATGGACTCTCTCGTCGGACATGGACGTGAACTACATGGTGGTGGCGGAAGGGATGGTGTGA
- a CDS encoding aspartate kinase yields the protein MSRLVMKFGGTSVANIERIRNVARHVKREVDAGHEVAVVVSAMSGKTNELVAWCTEASPMHDAREYDAVVASGEQVTSGLLAIVLQGMGIQARSWQGWQIPIKTSDAHASARIEDIDGSEIIKRFRERKEVAVIAGFQGINPETNRITTLGRGGSDTSAVAVAAAVKADRCDIYTDVDGVYTTDPRIVPKARRLDKIAFEDMLELASQGAKVLQVRSVELGMVHNMPIFVRSSFDKPEDIDPYANQPPGTLICSEEEIMESHVVTGIAFSKDEAQISVRQIEDKPGVAASIFGPLADANINVDMIVQNVSEDGKTTDLTFTVPAADYTRAKDTITAAKSKIGYARLDTATDVAKISVIGSGMRSHAGVAAQAFSALAGRNINIRAITTSEIKFSVLIDTAYTELAVRTLHTLYGLDQT from the coding sequence ATGAGCCGCCTCGTGATGAAATTCGGCGGCACGTCCGTCGCCAACATCGAACGTATCCGCAACGTCGCGCGCCATGTGAAGCGCGAGGTCGACGCCGGCCATGAAGTGGCCGTGGTCGTCTCGGCGATGTCCGGCAAGACCAACGAGCTGGTGGCCTGGTGCACCGAGGCCTCGCCCATGCACGACGCCCGCGAATACGACGCCGTCGTCGCCTCCGGCGAGCAGGTGACGTCCGGCCTACTGGCCATCGTGCTCCAGGGCATGGGCATCCAGGCCCGTTCCTGGCAGGGCTGGCAGATCCCGATCAAGACCAGCGACGCCCATGCCTCGGCCCGGATCGAGGACATCGACGGCAGCGAGATCATCAAGCGCTTCAGGGAGCGCAAGGAGGTCGCCGTCATCGCCGGCTTCCAGGGCATCAACCCCGAGACGAACCGCATCACCACGCTCGGCCGTGGCGGCTCCGACACCTCGGCCGTGGCCGTGGCCGCCGCCGTCAAGGCGGACCGCTGCGACATCTACACAGATGTCGACGGCGTCTACACCACCGATCCGCGAATCGTGCCGAAGGCGCGCCGGCTCGACAAGATCGCATTCGAGGACATGCTGGAACTGGCGTCCCAGGGCGCCAAGGTGCTCCAGGTCCGCTCGGTGGAACTCGGCATGGTCCACAACATGCCGATCTTCGTCCGTTCGAGCTTCGACAAGCCCGAGGATATCGACCCCTATGCCAACCAGCCGCCCGGCACGCTGATCTGCAGCGAGGAGGAGATCATGGAAAGCCACGTCGTCACCGGTATCGCCTTCTCCAAGGACGAGGCCCAGATCTCGGTGCGCCAGATCGAGGACAAGCCGGGCGTGGCGGCCTCGATCTTCGGCCCGCTGGCGGATGCCAACATCAATGTCGACATGATCGTTCAGAACGTGTCCGAGGACGGCAAGACCACCGACCTCACCTTCACGGTGCCGGCCGCCGACTACACCCGCGCCAAGGACACGATTACCGCCGCCAAGTCCAAGATCGGCTATGCCAGGCTCGACACTGCCACCGACGTCGCCAAGATCTCGGTGATCGGCAGCGGCATGCGCAGCCATGCCGGCGTCGCCGCCCAGGCGTTCTCGGCCCTCGCAGGGCGGAATATCAACATCCGGGCCATCACAACCTCCGAGATCAAATTCTCGGTGTTGATCGATACCGCCTATACTGAGCTGGCGGTACGCACCCTGCACACGCTCTACGGCCTCGATCAGACCTGA
- the argJ gene encoding bifunctional glutamate N-acetyltransferase/amino-acid acetyltransferase ArgJ, giving the protein MSSSVSPLAPTAVPDMPVIAGIRLATAEAGIRYKNRTDVLLAVMDKGTAVAGVFTRSKCPSAPVEWCRAKLKGGKARALVVNSGNANAFTGKTGRASTALTAKIAAKAVGCSESEIFLASTGVIGEPLDATKFDGVLGRLAETAEAGDYLAAAKAIMTTDTFPKVATATVKLGKAKVSINGMAKGAGMIAPDMATMLSFIFTDAPIAPAALQALLKAGVEDTFNAVTIDGDTSTSDTLLAFATGAAAEHGAPKISRASDPRLKAFVKAFNQVLANLAEQVARDGEGARKLVEITVEGAKTKASARKIAMSIANSPLVKTAIAGEDANWGRVVMAVGKAGEPADRDKLSISFNGIRVARNGARDPSYDEAQVSEAMKAPEIAIKVSLGLGKGRDRVMTCDLTKEYVAINGDYRS; this is encoded by the coding sequence ATGTCCTCCTCCGTCTCCCCGCTCGCCCCGACAGCCGTTCCCGACATGCCCGTGATCGCAGGCATCCGCCTTGCGACGGCCGAGGCCGGCATCCGCTACAAGAACCGCACCGACGTGCTGCTGGCGGTGATGGACAAGGGCACCGCGGTCGCCGGCGTGTTCACGCGGTCGAAATGCCCCTCGGCGCCGGTCGAATGGTGCCGCGCCAAGCTGAAGGGCGGCAAGGCGCGCGCCCTCGTCGTCAATTCCGGCAATGCCAACGCCTTCACCGGCAAGACCGGCCGCGCCTCCACCGCGCTGACCGCCAAGATCGCGGCCAAGGCGGTCGGCTGCAGCGAAAGCGAGATCTTCCTGGCCTCGACCGGCGTGATCGGCGAGCCGCTGGACGCGACCAAGTTCGACGGCGTGCTCGGCCGTCTCGCCGAAACGGCGGAAGCAGGCGATTATCTCGCCGCGGCCAAGGCGATCATGACTACCGACACCTTCCCGAAGGTCGCGACCGCGACCGTCAAGCTCGGCAAGGCCAAGGTCTCCATCAACGGCATGGCCAAGGGCGCCGGCATGATCGCGCCCGACATGGCGACGATGCTGTCCTTTATCTTCACCGATGCGCCGATCGCGCCGGCGGCGTTGCAAGCGCTGCTCAAAGCCGGAGTCGAAGACACCTTCAACGCCGTGACGATCGACGGCGACACGTCGACGTCGGATACGCTTCTGGCGTTCGCAACGGGCGCCGCCGCCGAGCACGGCGCGCCAAAAATCAGCCGCGCCAGCGACCCGCGCCTGAAGGCGTTCGTCAAGGCGTTCAACCAGGTGCTCGCCAACCTCGCCGAGCAGGTGGCCCGCGACGGCGAAGGCGCCCGCAAGCTGGTCGAGATCACGGTCGAGGGCGCCAAGACCAAGGCCTCCGCGCGCAAGATCGCGATGTCGATCGCGAACTCGCCGCTGGTGAAGACCGCGATCGCCGGCGAGGATGCCAATTGGGGCCGCGTGGTGATGGCGGTCGGCAAGGCCGGCGAGCCCGCCGATCGCGACAAGCTCTCGATCTCCTTCAACGGCATCCGCGTCGCCAGGAACGGCGCGCGCGATCCGTCCTATGACGAGGCCCAGGTGTCGGAGGCGATGAAGGCGCCGGAGATCGCGATTAAGGTCTCGCTCGGCCTTGGCAAGGGCCGCGACCGCGTCATGACCTGCGACCTCACCAAGGAATATGTGGCGATCAACGGGGATTACCGGTCCTAG
- a CDS encoding EamA family transporter yields MLTIASLWIPFTVVAALGQVARNAMQRSLTKPLGTWGATNIRFLFGFPFSLLFLGVVLVATGDHLGMPPSAFWPWLLLGALSQIVATGLMLLAMNDRSFVVTTAYLKTEAIQTAIFGFVFLGDHLTWLKVLAIVIATIGVVITALRPGGEKSFAELKPTITGLVAAAAFALSAVGFRGAIINVPGVSFVTAASFTLVLGLFVQTLVLTIYLLWRAPDVLRGILGLWRPSMLAGFTGAFASQFWFLAFALTAAANVRTLALIEVLFAQAVAYYSFKQPIAPRELAGIALIVIGVAVLVGA; encoded by the coding sequence ATGCTCACCATCGCCAGCCTCTGGATTCCCTTCACCGTCGTTGCTGCGCTGGGCCAGGTCGCGCGCAATGCGATGCAGCGGTCGCTGACCAAGCCGCTGGGGACCTGGGGCGCGACCAATATCCGCTTCCTGTTCGGCTTTCCGTTCTCGCTGCTGTTCCTCGGCGTGGTGCTGGTCGCGACCGGCGATCATCTCGGCATGCCGCCGTCTGCGTTCTGGCCTTGGCTGCTGCTGGGCGCGCTCAGCCAGATCGTTGCCACCGGGTTGATGCTGCTCGCGATGAACGATCGCTCCTTCGTGGTGACGACGGCGTATCTGAAGACCGAGGCGATCCAGACTGCGATCTTCGGCTTCGTCTTCCTCGGCGATCACCTGACCTGGCTGAAAGTGCTGGCGATCGTGATCGCGACAATCGGCGTCGTTATCACTGCGCTGCGGCCCGGCGGCGAGAAGAGCTTTGCCGAATTGAAGCCGACCATCACCGGCCTTGTCGCGGCTGCGGCATTCGCGCTGTCCGCAGTCGGTTTTCGCGGTGCCATCATCAATGTGCCCGGCGTATCTTTCGTGACAGCGGCGTCGTTCACGCTGGTGCTCGGCCTGTTCGTGCAGACCCTGGTGCTGACGATCTATCTGCTCTGGCGCGCGCCGGATGTGTTGCGGGGCATCCTCGGGCTATGGCGGCCGTCGATGCTCGCGGGCTTCACAGGTGCTTTCGCCTCGCAGTTCTGGTTCCTGGCGTTCGCGCTGACGGCCGCCGCCAATGTCCGCACGCTCGCTCTGATCGAGGTGCTGTTCGCGCAAGCCGTGGCGTATTATTCGTTCAAGCAGCCGATCGCGCCGCGCGAGCTTGCAGGCATCGCGCTGATCGTCATCGGCGTGGCTGTGCTGGTGGGGGCCTGA
- a CDS encoding PH domain-containing protein, which yields MARYIDEILQPGERVLYSTNAHWIFYFPAIVAWIVALALLVLSRQATVDWLYLLCLGTAALVALAALYWTLKGWFHRFTTETDVTNLRVVHKTGFIKRRTFEMALDKVESVDVDQTILGRILNYGDVTIRGVGEGIETIKTIASPLAFRSSITTR from the coding sequence ATGGCGCGTTATATCGACGAGATCCTGCAGCCGGGCGAGCGGGTGCTGTATTCGACCAATGCGCACTGGATCTTCTATTTTCCGGCCATCGTGGCCTGGATCGTGGCGCTGGCCCTGCTCGTCCTGTCACGGCAGGCGACCGTCGACTGGCTTTATCTGCTGTGCCTCGGGACCGCGGCGCTCGTGGCTCTGGCGGCCCTGTACTGGACTCTCAAGGGCTGGTTCCATCGCTTCACCACCGAGACCGACGTCACCAACCTCCGCGTCGTGCACAAGACCGGCTTCATCAAGCGCCGCACTTTTGAAATGGCGTTGGATAAGGTCGAGAGCGTCGATGTCGACCAGACCATTCTTGGACGTATTCTCAACTACGGCGACGTGACGATTCGCGGCGTCGGCGAGGGGATCGAGACGATCAAGACCATCGCCTCGCCGCTCGCCTTCCGTAGTTCGATCACCACGCGGTAG
- a CDS encoding ComF family protein, translated as MDTDAAPTRSIAAPLRTAWTAGRHLMWRAARLALDIALPTQCVSCHEPVDGEGVCAACWARLSFIERPYCPRLGIPFVYDPGPDMLSMEAIASPPAYQRARAAVRYDDVARTLVHALKYQDRTDLAPAMGRWMARAGGELLTGADMLVPVPLHWRRAWRRRFNQSGALAQIIARQSGVTVRGELLRRVRATEQQIGLSRAQRASNVQGAFQVSPGHQAEIQGRRIVLVDDVLTTGATLDACARALLRAKAAQVDVLVFARVVEAGPRPI; from the coding sequence ATGGACACCGACGCCGCTCCCACCCGTTCCATCGCCGCGCCGCTGCGTACCGCGTGGACGGCCGGCCGCCACTTGATGTGGCGCGCGGCACGGCTCGCACTCGACATCGCGCTGCCGACGCAGTGCGTGTCCTGCCACGAGCCGGTCGATGGCGAAGGCGTTTGCGCTGCGTGCTGGGCGCGGCTGTCGTTCATCGAGCGGCCCTATTGCCCACGGCTCGGCATTCCCTTCGTTTACGATCCCGGCCCGGACATGCTGTCGATGGAGGCGATCGCAAGCCCCCCGGCCTACCAGCGGGCGCGCGCGGCGGTGCGCTATGACGACGTCGCGCGCACGCTGGTGCACGCGCTGAAATACCAGGACCGCACCGATCTCGCGCCGGCCATGGGGCGCTGGATGGCGCGCGCGGGCGGGGAGCTGCTCACTGGGGCCGACATGCTGGTGCCCGTGCCCCTGCATTGGCGGCGGGCCTGGCGGCGCCGCTTCAACCAGTCCGGGGCGCTGGCGCAGATCATCGCGCGGCAGAGCGGCGTGACGGTGCGCGGCGAGCTCCTCCGCCGGGTGCGCGCCACCGAGCAGCAGATCGGCCTGTCCCGGGCCCAGCGCGCCAGCAATGTGCAGGGCGCGTTCCAGGTATCCCCGGGCCATCAGGCCGAGATTCAGGGCCGCCGCATCGTCCTGGTCGACGATGTCCTGACCACGGGCGCGACGCTGGATGCCTGCGCGCGGGCCCTGCTGCGCGCGAAGGCGGCCCAGGTGGACGTGCTGGTCTTTGCCCGGGTTGTCGAGGCTGGCCCACGTCCCATATAA
- a CDS encoding carbon-nitrogen hydrolase family protein, translated as MSENRTFTAAMVQMRTGLMPGPSLEQATKLIRQAAANGADYVQTPEVSNMMQLNRKALFEHLQSEEDDSSLKAYRALAAELNIHLHVGSLALRFSDEKAVNRSFLIGPEGNVLASYDKIHMFDIELPDGESYRESANYQPGETAVISDLPWGRIGLTICYDVRFPALYRALAESGASFITVPSAFTRKTGEAHWHVLLRSRAIETGCFIFAAAQAGTHENKRETYGHSLIIDPWGEILAEGDVEPGIIMARIDPAKVETARRAIPSLQHGRRFGVADAKAGPDHLHLVRGSA; from the coding sequence ATGAGCGAGAACCGCACGTTCACCGCGGCCATGGTGCAGATGCGCACCGGCCTGATGCCGGGGCCGAGCCTGGAACAGGCAACGAAGCTGATCCGGCAGGCGGCGGCGAACGGCGCCGACTACGTGCAGACGCCCGAAGTCAGCAACATGATGCAGCTGAATCGCAAGGCGCTGTTCGAGCATCTGCAGAGCGAGGAGGACGACAGCTCGCTCAAAGCCTATCGCGCGCTCGCGGCGGAGCTGAATATCCATCTCCATGTCGGCTCGCTGGCGCTGCGTTTCTCGGATGAAAAGGCCGTCAACCGCTCCTTCCTGATCGGGCCCGAGGGCAATGTGCTCGCGAGCTACGACAAGATCCACATGTTCGACATCGAGCTGCCGGACGGCGAGAGCTATCGCGAATCCGCCAATTACCAGCCGGGCGAGACGGCCGTGATCTCCGACCTGCCCTGGGGCCGGATCGGCCTGACGATCTGCTACGATGTGCGCTTCCCCGCGCTCTACCGTGCGCTCGCCGAGAGCGGAGCGTCCTTCATCACCGTGCCTTCGGCCTTCACCCGCAAGACCGGGGAAGCGCATTGGCACGTGCTGCTGCGTTCGCGCGCGATCGAGACCGGCTGCTTCATCTTCGCGGCGGCCCAAGCAGGCACCCACGAGAACAAGCGCGAGACCTATGGTCACTCCCTGATCATCGACCCCTGGGGGGAGATCCTCGCCGAGGGCGATGTCGAGCCCGGCATCATCATGGCCAGGATCGATCCGGCCAAGGTCGAGACCGCGCGCCGCGCGATTCCTTCGCTCCAGCATGGCCGCCGCTTCGGCGTCGCCGATGCCAAGGCCGGGCCGGACCATCTGCATCTCGTGCGGGGATCGGCATGA
- a CDS encoding (deoxy)nucleoside triphosphate pyrophosphohydrolase, with amino-acid sequence MPDLKLTLVVACALVDADKRVLIAQRPEGKPLAGLWEFPGGKLEPGERPEQSLIRELHEELGIAVAEPCLAPLTFASYGYETFHLLMPLYICRRWEGMVTAREGQNLAWVRANKLRDYPMPPADIPLIPHLIDLLM; translated from the coding sequence ATGCCCGATCTCAAACTGACACTGGTGGTGGCCTGCGCGCTGGTCGACGCCGACAAGCGCGTCCTGATCGCGCAACGCCCCGAGGGCAAGCCGCTGGCCGGCCTCTGGGAATTTCCCGGCGGCAAGCTCGAGCCGGGCGAGCGGCCCGAGCAGAGCCTGATCCGCGAACTCCACGAGGAGCTCGGCATCGCGGTCGCCGAGCCGTGCCTGGCGCCGCTGACCTTTGCGAGCTACGGCTACGAGACCTTTCACCTGTTGATGCCGCTCTACATCTGCCGACGCTGGGAAGGGATGGTCACGGCACGCGAGGGCCAGAACCTCGCCTGGGTCCGCGCCAATAAGCTGCGCGACTACCCGATGCCGCCCGCGGACATTCCGCTGATCCCGCATCTGATCGATTTGTTGATGTGA
- a CDS encoding DUF1178 family protein, whose translation MIRYALHCDRNHDFESWFQSSSAYDQQVKRKLVTCPICGSAKVDKAIMAPRIVGKKGRGRATPPPEPTANAAPASEAAPSGPTSLLMAQERELRTKLKELRDHIVKNADNVGERFANEARAMHYGDKEHRPIYGEASPEEAKSLIDEGIEVSPLPTLPEDRN comes from the coding sequence ATGATCCGCTACGCACTGCACTGCGACCGTAACCACGACTTCGAAAGCTGGTTTCAGAGCTCGTCGGCCTATGACCAGCAGGTGAAGCGCAAGCTCGTGACCTGCCCGATCTGCGGCTCGGCCAAGGTCGACAAGGCGATCATGGCGCCGCGCATCGTCGGCAAGAAAGGGCGCGGGCGCGCGACCCCGCCGCCGGAGCCCACCGCGAACGCCGCGCCTGCGTCCGAGGCGGCGCCGTCGGGACCGACCTCGCTGCTGATGGCGCAGGAGCGCGAGCTGCGCACCAAGCTGAAGGAATTGCGCGACCACATCGTCAAGAACGCCGACAATGTCGGTGAGCGCTTCGCCAACGAAGCCCGCGCCATGCATTACGGCGACAAGGAGCACCGTCCGATTTATGGCGAAGCCTCGCCCGAGGAGGCAAAGTCGCTGATCGACGAAGGCATCGAGGTCTCACCGCTGCCGACGCTGCCGGAAGACCGGAACTGA
- a CDS encoding peptidylprolyl isomerase has protein sequence MTTSFPVTTGQRFRHASALAGCLALALSLAFAGQLRAADDPVLAKVNGAEIKKSDVTMAEEELGPSLAQMDPATKDENVLSFLIDMKIVSKAAEDKKVADSEEFKKRLAFARNRLLMDSLLANEGKAATTPDAMKKVYDEAAKQITGEQEVRARHILVETEDDAKAVKAELDKGADFAELAKKKSKDPGSADGGDLGFFTKEQMVPEFSAVAFALEPGKVSDPVKSQFGWHIIKVEEKRNRKAPDFEQVKAQIEQYVTRKAQADYVAKLRTEAKVERLDQPAADAAKPDAKPSDSKMAPPAKK, from the coding sequence ATGACCACCTCGTTCCCGGTAACCACCGGCCAGCGTTTCCGCCATGCGTCCGCCCTGGCTGGCTGCCTCGCTTTGGCGCTGTCCCTGGCGTTCGCCGGGCAGCTGCGCGCCGCCGACGACCCGGTGCTGGCGAAGGTCAATGGCGCTGAAATCAAGAAGAGCGACGTGACCATGGCCGAGGAGGAGCTCGGGCCGAGCCTCGCCCAGATGGATCCGGCGACCAAGGACGAGAATGTCCTGTCCTTCCTGATCGACATGAAGATCGTCAGCAAGGCTGCCGAGGACAAGAAGGTCGCCGACAGCGAGGAGTTCAAGAAGCGCCTGGCGTTCGCCCGCAACCGGCTCCTGATGGACAGTCTGCTCGCGAACGAGGGTAAGGCCGCCACCACCCCCGACGCCATGAAGAAGGTCTATGACGAGGCCGCCAAGCAGATCACCGGCGAGCAGGAGGTGCGCGCCCGCCACATCCTGGTCGAGACCGAGGACGATGCCAAGGCGGTGAAGGCCGAGCTCGACAAGGGCGCCGATTTCGCCGAGCTCGCCAAGAAGAAGTCCAAGGATCCGGGGTCGGCCGACGGCGGCGACCTCGGCTTCTTCACCAAGGAACAGATGGTGCCGGAATTCTCGGCCGTGGCCTTCGCGCTGGAGCCGGGCAAGGTCTCCGACCCCGTGAAGTCGCAGTTCGGCTGGCACATCATCAAGGTCGAGGAAAAGCGCAACCGCAAGGCGCCGGACTTCGAGCAGGTCAAGGCCCAGATCGAGCAGTACGTGACCCGCAAGGCGCAGGCCGACTACGTCGCCAAATTGCGCACCGAAGCCAAGGTCGAGCGGCTGGACCAGCCGGCGGCAGATGCCGCCAAGCCGGACGCCAAGCCCTCCGACAGCAAGATGGCGCCGCCGGCGAAGAAGTAA
- a CDS encoding methyltransferase domain-containing protein has protein sequence MTAVIGVTSGMAQTPQTPPALFDRALLHARQRRAQAQGVVTFLFDRVAEDMSDRLAAVMREFHAPVDLWTPGEGLAAMRTRLPSLERIAPDVAGGEKLPLAAESLDLVVSALALQFVNDLPGVLAQIRRALKPDGLLLAAMIGGDSLTELRQAFAAAEAECEGGVSPRVAPFADLRDVGALLQRAGFALPVTDVDRVVVRYANAFALMQDLRRMGAANVLIERRRTPTRRATLLRMAEIYAERFADADGRIRATFDIIWLSGWAPHASQQQPLKPGSAKASLAEAVKKAGET, from the coding sequence ATGACCGCCGTGATCGGCGTAACCAGCGGCATGGCCCAGACCCCGCAAACCCCGCCCGCTTTGTTCGATCGTGCCTTGCTGCACGCGCGGCAGCGGCGCGCGCAGGCACAAGGCGTGGTCACGTTCCTGTTCGACCGTGTTGCCGAGGACATGTCCGATCGGCTGGCCGCGGTAATGCGCGAGTTTCACGCACCGGTCGATCTCTGGACGCCCGGCGAGGGTCTCGCGGCGATGCGCACGCGGCTGCCGTCGCTCGAGCGGATCGCGCCCGATGTGGCTGGCGGAGAAAAGCTCCCTCTCGCCGCGGAAAGTCTCGATCTCGTCGTCTCGGCGCTGGCGCTGCAATTCGTCAACGACCTGCCGGGCGTGCTCGCGCAAATTCGGCGCGCTCTGAAGCCGGACGGGCTTCTGCTCGCCGCCATGATCGGCGGCGACAGCCTGACCGAGCTGCGGCAGGCTTTTGCCGCGGCGGAGGCCGAATGCGAAGGCGGTGTGTCGCCGCGCGTCGCGCCATTTGCCGATCTGCGCGACGTCGGCGCGCTGTTGCAGCGGGCCGGCTTTGCGCTGCCGGTCACCGACGTCGACCGTGTCGTGGTGCGTTATGCCAATGCGTTCGCGCTGATGCAGGATCTGCGCCGCATGGGCGCGGCCAATGTGCTGATCGAGCGGCGGCGGACGCCGACACGGCGCGCGACGCTGCTGCGCATGGCGGAAATCTATGCCGAGCGCTTTGCCGACGCCGACGGCCGCATCCGCGCGACCTTCGACATCATCTGGCTCTCCGGCTGGGCCCCGCATGCGAGCCAGCAGCAGCCGCTCAAGCCAGGCTCGGCCAAGGCGAGTCTCGCAGAGGCAGTGAAGAAGGCGGGAGAGACGTAA
- the grxC gene encoding glutaredoxin 3, translating into MTAAVEIYTRPGCGYCSAARSLLTRKKATFTEFDIAKNPSWRQEMYDRAGEGSTFPQIWIGGTHVGGCDELYALDREGKLDGMLDSVKAVS; encoded by the coding sequence ATGACTGCTGCTGTCGAGATCTATACCAGGCCGGGCTGCGGCTATTGTTCCGCAGCGAGGTCGCTGCTGACCCGCAAGAAGGCGACCTTCACGGAGTTCGATATCGCCAAGAACCCGTCCTGGCGGCAGGAGATGTACGATCGCGCCGGCGAGGGCTCGACCTTCCCGCAGATCTGGATCGGCGGAACCCATGTCGGTGGCTGCGACGAGCTCTATGCGCTCGACCGCGAAGGCAAGCTCGACGGCATGCTCGACAGCGTCAAGGCCGTCTCATGA